One Marasmius oreades isolate 03SP1 chromosome 7, whole genome shotgun sequence genomic window, GAGTCGTCGGACTCTGCAAGGGTCTGCATGTGTAAGTGATGCGATCTGAAGCCCTGAGGGGAGAGAAAGGTAGCGTTGTTGGGCGAAGAGCTGGCTGAAGACGATGGTAAGAGCGGAGCGGCTTCCTGCGTGGGAGCAGTCGAAGGCCTAGAGACCTTCTTAGAGCGTCGCTGGGGCATTAACGGTGACAATGACTGAGGCGTAGCAGTCGACATCCATGTCCAAGTTTAAGTCAACTCCACCAGCGTCATTTCCTTGCCACGTGATAGAATTCCCATGCGAGACCTGACCATTTTCCCACCCCACCCTTCATTGCACCAAGTCAATCTCCTCCAATGCCATTGATTTATTTTCAAGCGGAGACACTCGTTTCGACTTTTGACTCTCCTGCGGAAATTGAACTGACAAGCTACATAGCGACCAACTGGACTCACCTTCGCTTTTTTAATCCTTCAAACGCTTCAGGGCCAATAGTACTGTTTTCCAACTTGATGCCACACCGCTCCTCAAATATCTCGATGCCCACGACGTAGAATGTTCAATGTTTGCTGAGTGCTCGGACCTGAAAACCACTGCACACTGACCTATGTACATGCCTTTACGGTGTGTTCCCATCGCCCTGTAACGGAGCACATTCGGAAATACGAGCAAAGAGGAGTTGTCGTCGGGCCTGGGTAAGTAGCTATATAATATATTTGTTGTCCGCCACGCGCTTCCTGATCGATGATTGATCTACACCGCCGTTGGCCTTCATCTTATGCCTCTCCCAAGCCTCTCCTACGGCACTGTCGCATGAAGACTTAGAGCGGTAGGCCAGACCATTCCACGCGTGTCAGTTGGCATCTTAAGCGTGCGTTTTTCGAGGATATGGTCCCTCAAAGCAGCTATTCACTAATAGCCCATTCTGAACTACTACTCTTTTTCGATGTCTTCTTCAACTGCATAGTACAGAAGACCATAAGTATATTCTTCATTGATTGAGCGGCGATATGGACAGACTGGCCCTCAGCTGCTTTTTCTTCCACCGTCGTCGACGGAGCCGATCTTGGTGACATATCATAAATATATCGACAcgatataaagtagcacatatatGTACCATATGTGCCAGCCCTGGCGGTGTAGATTCCAATCAATCTGTGGGGTAGATCTGTGCACCAAAAGAATTAAGCTTCGAGTGGGAAATAATTTGATCGCGTATGATTATTTATGTAAACACCGTCTTGCATATTACGTATATAATAAAGATAGTTACATACATCCTAAATAAATCGTTATCTGACACCCACAAGGACAGCTAAACTCCATGTGAAAAGTGGGAGTGTCAGATTATCATTCTGATCCGACAGCGCCTCCATGATTGACGAGCAACCAATCACGCCTGCATACCTTACCGTCTAGAAACCAAGATAGTTAGCCATCCAACATTTGAACAGGGTGCAAAGAAGCAAAGATAAGCAAGGGGAAATTGTCCAGATTGCCCTGGACTGCGAGATCGCACATACCGAGAATGCCTCCACCATACCAAACAAGCGCAGAATCCATGCGCATACGACAATTGACACGATGAACGCCAAGCTTCCTTCAAGAGACTTGGAAGACGTAGGGGACCACCGATGTATACCCATTCGTTTCCCTACAATTGACGCCTGTGCATCAGGTTAGCCAGGTGCTAACCAAGAGAGAGCAAGGTAGATCCCCACCAGTGAATCTCCAACGCCAAGCATAAGGATACCTGAAAACTCGACAAGAGAAGATCCGCTGCAGATGTGTCAATCTTCGTTCTTATGATCCATACAATACAGAAAAACATACCTCTCCAGCCATAAAGGTCCGGCACACCCAGTCAGGAGATAAAAATGACTTAGAATGGTCGTACCACTATCTTTTTGATCCAGAAACTCATTCATGAACAGATGAACAGATGCTCCGAATGGATAAATAGCAAAATAGCGAACGTATTCAGCAAACGTGAATAACGCGAACACGGCACTGAAACACAGATGGGTGAAGGCGGGCTGAAGTAAAAGAAGAACAGGgggtcaaagtcaaagttgtCGCTAACGAAACATTCCCAAAGGAGAAAGTTGCTCACATCAAATGCCACCCCTGGAACAAACATGACTACGGCTAACCCATGAAAGAACTTTCTCCTTGCGTTCAACCTCAACGTCGGCACGTGTTTATCTGCAGCATCCAACCAGTCGGTGGCGACTGTTGCCCCACTGGGAAGATTGGGGAATGTCAAACCAAGTGTAGGGGTGGTAGAAGTCGGACCGATTCCTCCGGCTGTGTTGGAGTTTTCGCTGCCAGAACTTGTCCCTTGGATGGTATTATCTACCGAGGGCGGTACTCCCGGAACAACGAGAGTTTCGCCTGTGGAATTTCGTGCTCTGAATCGTCTTGAGCGCGCTAGTTGCCGGTTCCATCCAGCAACGCTTAAAGAACCCAAGACTCCCCAATAGCCCAAGAGAACTGCTCTACTCCATTTTTTCCTGCCTTCCAATAACCAAAAGATGACCCAGATCCACGGATCACGGTTATCCAGACACCAACGGGTCCACAGCCCGATAACACCAACAATGATGATCAGAGCCCCGATGTAGAAACCGAGAGCGAGTATGCGTCGGTGACGAAGTTTTTGCTCTGGGTAGCGTAGGCGTCTGATCGGCCTTTGAGCAATTTGGCGAGAAAGAATGAGGAAGGGAGAGAGTATGAAACCTGTTAAAAAGGAGCCCGCAACCAAAGCGATCTGGAAAACCAAAAGGGGAGTAGGCAGACGAAAGGTCTTGACGAACGGTGTAGCTTGGGGCCAAATCTATCATTGTATTGTGCTCGTGAGTATCGAATATGAGGAAGATGGCCCGGGGACTCACTCTAGCTCTGGTGACATTGAGCAACTCCATGAATAGTGCCGTACCACCATAAGCAACCACCCCAAGCTCTCCCAAAGTAAAACTCCGATGAGCAAGGCGAACCGCAACGTAGAGCGTGAACTGGTAAAACAAGGAGCTTACGGCAACTTCAAGCCATGTCAAGTCTACGAAACGAGTGTAAAATATGATCGTCAGTTTAAAGAGAATGCTTACGTTGCCAGAAACCCCAGGATAGCAGCTGAAACGCCACCTTCAACGCGACTACAGAAAAGCTAACACCGATTGTGAAAGTGACATAAAAGAGGAGTCGACGTCCTTCACTCCTTGGCACGGATTTTCTCTCACCATCGATATTGGCTGAGGAAGAATATTGATGCTCTAGACACCAAGAGCAACATATATGAAGTAGCAAGATGCTAGAACACATGACTGCGAGATCGACGGCATTATAGCGCGAAAGAACAAGGGCTTCAAGAGGTGTATAGGAGCCTTTCGAATTGTTGAGCGAGAAAGGCGCCTCTATTCGCCAGTTCGGGGGAAGAGGGTTTGACGTGGGATCGCGCCTCGATAGGGATGAATACAGTAATGCGCATGAGACTAGGGGTCCTAAGAGGAGTCCGGTGCATATTCCGTCATCGGTCGATTCTCTACAGTCGAATGAGCTGATGTATGAGAGGTTGACATGTGACAGACGGACCTATAATTTTTCGGTACTGACATCCACACAAACCCAAAATATGGTTTATTGATTGAGGGAGGCCCATTGCGTCGTTCTGAAGGCCGTGGGGATAGCGATCGCCGTGTCAAGCCAATAGTCCCTGAGTTTGCCACAGACAGGGTCACTTCAGAACCGGGAAGGGCCATTAACGAAGAAGAGATTAAGGAGTTATGCATCCAAAGCATATACAGTACAACGATTCCAATGAGGCACTGAAGTTCTGGACATGGGAAAGACCGCAGATTTAGACCTCTTTACGGGACTTAGTCAATCCTGGTGACTCACCTGTGAGAATCCACAAATTATAATTGCGGGATGAGAAATGAGATGATTGGAAGTCGGTTTCCTCCCAGATTGTCGACGTGGCGTATACCAAAGTTCCAAGCATGATAATAGATTCACCCGCCCGCCTAGAATCAAGAGAAAATGTCCAGGTATAAGATGAAAATGGTATACGAATGTTTAGTTCGAATCTAGCAGGTAAAACGTGCCGCCAAGTTAGAAGAGACTCGTGGCGAATAAGTAGTGGGATTCCGAATCGCGTTTTGAAGGAAAAAGAGGATGGTAGCACGGCCGGCGATTCGGACTTTGAACGGGTGAACGGGGCTGCACGATTTGTGGAGGATTCTCCTGAAGAAGTAGGATAAATAGGACTGagccctcttcttcttcggggTTTTGGAGTTTTGTTACGATTTACTGAACCGTTCCTTCGAGAGGATGATATGGAATATTTACGACCGCGTGGTACGGGTAACGAATCATCGGAATCTTCATCATAGCTGTCATCGGTTTGTGAGCTATGAAGCAAAAGGGTCAATACAAACTGCAAGAGAAGCCAATAGAAGCGCACCCCGATGATCCTGCCTGGTAACTAGTACTCCAGTCTAGGGTTGGTGCTAATGTTGAGCTCACTGAGCGACGACGTGCGGCATTTTTCTTGCGAAGTTCACCTCGCCTTGCAGTAGGTATCGAGGGTGGCGAGGGAGATGACCGTGAGCGAGGCAGCTTGGAGACTGAAAGGGCGTGCTAGCCGACAGTACACAGCAGGTAAAGAGTGAAATCTGAGTCACGTGGAACACTGTGGGAACGCTGCTGAACCTTTTGAAATTACACGTGGAGACAACTATTCTCCATCTGATTTGTTAGCGGCGCGCCATCATCCTGTTACGCGTTTAAAAATGGCGAGCAAGGAAGCATCGGTATTTCTTGAAGATCTGGAACCACCGGGACTCTCTTCTGCAGAGTGCCAAGTCCCAGTCGCGTCGCAAGAATCCACCGTTTCTCATGCGACAGTGGTAGAGTCAGACCATGGCGACGCGTCAACCACGACATCCACAACCGCGAAAAAACGACAAGTAACCCTTACAGACATGTTTGGGAGTCGGGGAAGCAACAAACGTATCAAACTCTCCCCGCAGGCAACGTCAATAACGAAGGCTATTGAGGGGGGAACTGTGTCTTCGTCGAGGGTGGATGGTCCACCGAAGTTAAATTCGATCCCGTTTTCTCTCAAAGGTTTCCAAGACTCGCTTAATGAAGAAGACCGAAAGCTATTGAATCTTGAATGCCAAATTCTGGGAAAGAGCTGGTCAGTGCTTCAATTCCAACACGTCTTGCAATCTCCGCGGGCCTTAAACTACCGGCTCCCAGGCTCAAGTTACTTCAAGACGAGATTAAGAAGCCCTATTTCATATCCTTGAAGCGTTTCCTTTGGGGAAAAGGTGTCAAAGGATTGGACGACTCTGCTGCTTCACTCAACGTGTTCCCGTCTCGTAAGGCTTCTGGCTTCATTCACTCGGCCTTCATTCAACGGAGTTTGGTTTCCATAGCCCGCAACATCTATACTTGGTCTAACACGCCTCTTGGGAAAGTTCGGGTAGTCTTGATTGGACAGGACCCGTACCATGGTCCAGGGCAAGCTCATGGTACGTACCGTCCTACTTGATCAATTTGGCAATGAACTTGGGCAATTTTAGGACTTTGTTTCTCTGTTCCTATGGGTGTTCGAGTACCGCCTTCCTTGAGAAATGTTAGTTCTCGCATCTGATTGAATTCCATCTTTATACGCTTTAAGTTATTGGCTGTTTGACTGCTGGTGTTCACCTTCGCAGCTGATTAGCTGAAATACATCGCGTTGACATGATTAGAGACTTGGCTGACACACATTGTCATTGCAGATATACGCGGAATTAAAGGCGGAGTACTCCGAATTCGAGCCTCCAAAACACGGGTGAGCTGTTCATTCGCAAATTTGTCGTATTATCCCTATCCATCAGTGATAAATGCTCCTCCCAAACTCCTTTTCTTACGTCGACCACGCCCAGGTTTGCCACTGGCGTGATAATGTATTTTTGGAATCTAACATATCGACTCCAGGAACCTTTCTTCCTGGGCCGCAAACGGTGTGCTGATGTTAAACGCTTGTCTGACTGTCGACGAAGGCAAGGCTGGTTCACACGCGAATAAAGGTTGGGAGACGTTTACCTCTAAGGTGGTCCAAATTGTCGACAAGTACGGCGGTGCCAATCTTCCTGGTCCAGGGGGATCAGCCAGTACTGGAGTAGGGAGAGGTGTAGTATTCTTGGCTTGGGGTGCGTATGCTGAGAAACGGGTCGCAGGGCTTGACAAGGTCAGCATCCGCACCTTTCTTTTGACAGGTTCGACTCCAAACTGATGATTCCACGTTACACTTGTTTTTCAACGCGCCGCCCTTCTCGTGTCTGTCAACAGACGAAGCATCTCGTGTTGAAGAGCGCGGTGAGCACATAGCTACCGTCAGCAATCTATTTCCTTAACTGACGGCATCCATTGCTTCCAATTCAACAGCATCCTTCGCCTCTGTCCGCGCATAGGGGGTTCCTGGGAAATGGACACTTCAGAAAGGCAAACGAATGGCTGGAATCAAAATATGGTCCAGACGGAAAGGTGGATTGGTGCCACTTTGACAGTTAAGCTCAGAGTCATGGGACGGTTTGGATGAAGTTTGGACGGTGTAGATGTAGTGGGGACGATCTTCATGGGTTTTCTTGGATCGCTGTTACCTTCGACTTGCGACGGTAATTGCTGTACATTGTATATCGTAGATCAGGACCTCTTGGTGCTATCCCAgtaagtaaataataatgtaTAAGTGGAATCACCGTTCGCCGGCCTGCGGCACTCCTTTCCACCGGTCCTCGCTTCGGTCTTACAGTACACTCCGGCGCTGAAACGGGTAAATGTCAGAGTCATGACGAAATGTTGACCGGTCCGGATTATTCTAGATCGTCAGAGATCGTTGCCTTTCTgaaaaaggaaaacgaaCTAAACCTCACTGGATTCACAATCAAAAGGTGTCCAGAGCAAGCAAAAAGGTTTGGATACGCTGGAGAATAGGTGATGTACTACGTAAGGTATATTATCTCGTATAATGGTTGTATAGAGGTGTTGTACATCTCAGACGACGTCGGAGGAGGTCATACCATGTAAATCGCGTGAAGACAATTGATTGGGTATTTGAGAAGTGTCGGCCATGAAGTTGTAAGACTAGGATATCGGAAGTTCATCAACAGCAGTCCAAGGAAGAAACGAAACAAGTGTACAATAATTTAAAGGATGGCGTAAAAGTCAGTACGGAGTCGTACAGGACTTTCATGTCATGGAATTGCCTCTCCCATCGGTATCAAGATCCTGGGCAGACGAATGAGCACCATGGCTCTCTTGCAGGCGAGGGGGGGAGGGAAGCCGAATGCCTTGATGGGCTTGATGAGGCATAGTTGGAGTGGATAGGTGGGGGAAGACCTGGTTAATGGTATAGGGTTGCTGGGCCTCCGTCACGGACCGTCGATTTGGGTCTGGTGTGGATGGTAGTGTCGGGGAATGGACGCCAGAGCCGATCGCAAAAGAGGTGTGGTGTTCTTGTGGATGATAGGGTGCGGTGTATGAAAAGTGAGTTCGTGAAGAAACGTCGCCCCTGATGCTGTAATTGGGAGTGTTGTAGCTGCTCGCAAGAGACCTTTCAGTTGGAGGAGAGTAGTTTGGGTTCGAATTGATATACACGGGGCTTGCCCGAGATGTGGATTGTAAGGGTGACGGTGCTAAGCCGTTtgaaaatggatggaacggaTGAGATTTCGAGGACATGCCAgggggaggtggaggaagcGGGTACGATGACGAAGCAGACGAGCTGGGAAGTTCGGAATCACTCATGGTGATAGTTTGATCCCAGACGCTATCATCAACTTGTGAGGCCTCGACAGATCCGACTGCTCGATTCAAGCTATTGGGAGGCGAGTGAGAACTTATACGGGTCGACGGAGGGGAGGCTGAGGAGTCGCGGGAATGAAGAGATAGAGGAAGAACATGGTGGGTCATTGCCGACGGCTCTGTATGTTTTGGCTTGTCCTTTCCAGTTGGACCTTTGCCCAGTGGCGGTCGGTTGGCAACAGGAAGGTTTAAAGCCTGTCGCAGACAGTCGTTCTCTTCTTCCAGCTCGGAGACTCTCTGTTCTAGGGCCTGATGATCATGGAGgtgatgaaaatgaaaatgagaaTAAATTTCATATAGGGAATTACAGACCTGTAGATGAGCAGCGCGCCTTGCGCGAAAAGCACGTTGGACATCCCTGGCACGGTTTGGGGGAAGATTATCATTTCGCTTGCGACCGCGCTTCGAGGACATTGGGAGGTTAGGGGAGGATACCGGCAGGCGGAGAGGCTATGATTATTTGGGGAGGAACATATAAATAAATGGAGCAACTCGATGATCGGACAACCGAATCCGGTCAAACAGCTCTATTTTAGGTAATATGATCGACCCGTTTCCCACGCCCACGGCCCAACCGCCCAGGCCCCAGTAATAATGGGATTACCCGACCCCCCAGCGACGATGACAGCTGCTTCGCCTCCTGGAACTGGGGACCTGAAAAAGTGTAACCATAGCCATCTTGGAAGATTCCATTCCGTACGAGTCGACGTTCCAACGCATAACAACAACGATCCGTGTCTTTTCTGACCGACAACTCCTCTGATGCGACATGTCCGGTTGCCAATAAGGTTGGTGTTTCGGGTTCAGCTGAGCCGTGCACTACTGCAGTCCGTCGAGAATGTCTGGTAGCGTAGAGtctataaaataagggagtTGGCCGGAAAAAATCTAGCCTATTGAACTTGCCGGAAGAAGATCTTCAGAAACCCCTACTCGCAATCTGTGAAGCTAATCTGCTAAATCTGCTTCCATTTGCCGTTTACACACGTACCTGGAATCACTGAGAATGTCCTGCTACAGCTTAGATAGAGTTGGGAAGCTTCGTTTCAGAATACGGCGCCCGCTAGCCTTCCGGGAATTGAACCAGTTTAGCATCCAGACTGATGCAAGTACAGTAGGAGGGAATTTAGGGAAGACAAATCCATTTCCTTGGAAACGAAGGTACGTAGACGAGATTTACGCCATTGAAGAGGACCTGGAACAGGGGCAGAGTATGCATCGGGCGGCCAATGTTGGCCAGCTCGCTACGAGCTTAACGAACCAGCCCCTTTCTCGCACAACATGAAAGGATTGCGCGTCCTCGCTCGTTACGAGAGTGGTCGGCCCGTTGCCTCAAGTTTTCTCGAAACTAGGTGTGAAAAATGGTTGGAAATCATGAATTCGAATGACCATTCTGGTAGGATTTTTATCACAGTCAAAAAGTAAGGTAGTGGTGACTGATGTTGGACGCAACTCGACCGAGGTAAAAAGGGTGGCCGCAGAATTTCCCACTGAATTTACGCTCGAAAACATGAACGATAGTGACATTGTGAAAGCCCAGGTGCTTGCGCACAATCCAATTCGGAAGACTCGTATAGAACTATTAGTCAAGAGCGTTCCGAATCGATGGTTGTGCATGTAGTTCGCCCCGCGTACAACGTGTCCACCAACCTGGGCAACAGAACAAGAAGTTTTGTGAAGATGCTGCCTGTGAGTGTTGAAACTTGAACACCGAGCGTGCAGGATGTAAATATTATCAGCACACATCTGCCGAACTCGTTCGAAATTCGAAAACGAGACCACTGGCAAGGATCCACTAGATTAGACGACCGGATAGCAGATATTTTCGACGGACCAAATCCGATGGAAACAAGGTAACGGAAGGCTTTCAGTTATAAGCTACCAAGTAGCTGCTTACTGGCCCTCCGTTCCACCGACTCACAGATGCGGAAGAGATCACGATGTGTAAGCAGGTACAAAGCGGACTTTAAACCTAGTCACGGGGTGACGAAGTGACTCGCATCCCGCATTTTCTTCTACCCAAGCTCTATCTTCTTGCTCTATCAGCTCTAATATTTTCTTGAAACTCCATGTGGAGACCTGCAACTCGTCAAATCACAGGGACAAACGATGGTCTGTGAACCCTTATCTCCCCCTTTTTACAAGTTTTGATCTCTTTTTGTAGTACCCTTAGGTCAAAGGCGCCGATTTGGACCAGCACCGGCAGAAGATGCTGCTCCTCCACAGCTCGCACAATTATCACCATCCGCGTATCCTCGTCAACATGATATTGAAACTCCTGGAAAGCGTGGCCGAGAAGAGTCTCCAGCAAACGGAGACCCTAAGAGTAAGCATCTTAATGCATACATACAAAACGaatttcctctcttttttcttatttctttttaACGGCTCTATTTCTTCTGATTATCGAAGCAGCACTTGTTTTTTGAGAGTGTGATTTGCAGCCGATTTGGGCATCCAAAATTCTGACTTGGCCGATCTTACTCACCCTACTGATCATCCTTTTACTAACCCTGACCTATCTGTCTATTTTCACTCATCTTATAGTTGATTCTAATGCTCCCCGCAAACGACGTAGTCGTTGGGGTGATGTAAAGACGGAAATTCCTGGTCTGCCAACCGCCATTTCTGCCGCCGGTGTATCCCAAGCCCAACTTGACAACTATGCCATCCATCTGCGACTAGAAGAGATTAACAGGAAACTTAGATTGAATGATTACGTGCCACCCGAGCGAGAAAGGTACTTTGTGCAtcgtctttcttttccttcgaGTTTCACTTATTGTCTCTTGGTGCAGATCCCCTTCCCCGCCCCCCACCTACGATGCACACGGTAGAAGGACTAATACTCGTGAGGTTCGTTACAAAAAAAAGCTCGAGGACGAGCGTATTAAGCTTGTCGACCGTGCCATGAAAAACGACCCCAACTTCCGTCCCCCAGTTGAATACCATCAACAAAAACGCTCTCAGCGTCCTTCAGACAAAGTCTACATCCCCGTTAAGGAGTTTCCTGAAATCAATTTCTTCGGTCTTCTTGTTGGCCCTCGCGGGAACAgtttgaagaagatggaACGGGAAAGCGGTGCGAAGATCAGCATTCGAGGAAAGGGTAGTGTCAAGGAAGGGAAAGCGAGGCCTGACCAGTACGCAGATGATGCTGAGGAGGACCTGCATTGCCTTGTTATCGCTGATTCTCAGGAGAAGGTGGTTGCTTGCGTGAAGATGATCAACAGAGTCATTGAGACTGTGAGTATACCCGACATGACCTATCCTTTTCAACAGACTAACTTTACTCAAGGCGGCTTCCACTCCAGAGGGCCAAAACGATCATAAACGTAATCAACTCCGAGAACTCGCAGCGTTGAATGGAACCCTTCGCGATGACGAAAACCAGATATGCCAGAATTGCGGTGGCGTCGGTCACCGCAAATATGATTGCCCAGAACAGCGCAATTTCACTGCGAACATTATCTGTCGTGTATGTGGTAGCGCTGGACATATGGCTCGTGACTGTACTGTCAATAAAGATCCTAACGCGGTAGttacacctccacctccggGACAAATGGGAGGTCCTGCGAACGGTGGGCGTACGTTCGATTCGGACTATGCGAGTCTGCTGGCAGAACTGGGAGAGTCTGGAGGTTCTGCAGGAGATTTGTCCAAGCCATCTTGGGCCGCCGGCCCCAACGCTGGGCACGATATCACTGGGGGTGGGATCAATGTTCCTCCATGGCGTCGGCCAGAGAATTGGCAGACGAATGTACCACAACAGCAGCAGGGTTACCGACCTCCCACGCAGGGTGCTCAGGGTGGCTACGGTGGCTATGGTGGTCAGAGTTGGGGCGGATACCCACAGGCACAACAGGGCGGTTATGGGCAGCCTGATTATTCTAGCTATGCCTCCTATTATCAAGGCCAATATCAACAACCAGCGGCCGCTTGATCATGATTCACCCCCTTCAGCTCGAGAGGAACCTGATCTAGCCTTTAACCTGACCCTACCTGATCAGCTCACCATCGTGTCTAACTCATTCGTAGCTCGCAACAACAGCCATTATCGAAAACTCATGTAACGACTTCTCACTTCTTTCTCACTagctttctttccttccccGACCCTCTTCACTTCTCCCTCATCTAAAGTTTTTCAGCTGTTCGAATAGGTCTCAGTCCGAGAACTTCTCGAAGGGCGCTGATCGAGGAACATGTAGGCGCTCTCCTAACGCTAACTTTATTGCTGAAAGCTGTGGTCCTAACAACTTACTCCTTTTTCACCCTGTAACCGAATATATGATCGATGGTGACTGAAGCTTCGTTCGTTTCTATATCAATAAGCTCCATTCTGTACACCAGCAAGTACGAGCAATCATTAATCACTAGTCCTAGTCGACCCACTAGTTCACTGAGTATTTGCACCGAGTGATGAGCTGAACCCAGGCTGCCATCTTGAACGCTACTTAAGCTCACGACCGGAAGATCTAACTACGTAGAGGATACTCTGAAGATCCCGCTCAGTCCGGGAACAGCGCGTCTCCGTTCAAGCATTGCACTAGCATTGAAGCTTAGAGCTTATCAAGAACTCAAATTCAACTCCGAGTAACCTATTGGGGTCAACAATCTCCTTGTTTTTTGTGTGGAGCATTGTCACAGAGGTGAGCAGACGCCTAGCTGTCCCCGCTACCAGCAGCTGGGCCGACCGAAGTCGGTGCTTGTACGTTGCAAGGGATTGAAACCTTGCTAGAGTTTAGAACCACCTGGGGAAACGCCGTTGAGGCTCGGGTAAGCATCTCTGCGTCAGCTGAGGCCAGGGGTCAACGACATCATACAGATACCCAACCCTTGTAACAAGCGATACAGCCCAACGGGTCAAGATACGAGCGTTTtccgattcttcttctttcgctTCTTTTTCCGCGGACCATCGCCAGTCTGAGCATCAGCAGCCAACTGGTCTGATTTATCTTCCAATCTCCTTTTACTTTTACGAGCGTCATTACGGAGGACGGGTTCGTCCGAAACTTCATTCCGGATAAAGCATGATACGAAGAAACCATTGGTTTTGTCATCTCCGGGCATACACCGCACTAAGGATTGGGCAAGGCCTAATTCAGCTATGAGTCAAACACTTCATAAGAACTGTGAAAAGAAAGACAGATGCTTTACGTGGGTCATCTATCTCCTGTGGGAGACCGCGCCGCGGCCATTGGGGTAGAACTTCACTGGCAGTCGCAAGCTTGAAATTCCCATGTTTTGCTTCATCGGACTTGAGAGCTTCGGCTACAACATGCTCGTTCTCGATCGCGTGAACACTGCAAGTTGAATAGACAATTTTCTTCACGTTCGGAACTGAGACAGGTGTTGGTTCCTTCGGGTGgcaatttttttttacagGATTCGCACTCACATTTCATCCCGTGTTTGATCATCAACAGCTGGAAGGAAGCCAGTTTATGGAGGCGTTCCCCTTGGTCGGATTCGGACTCTTGTTCTGGAATGTGACATTGGATTCTCGGAGGTATTGAAGAGCAAATAATTAGACAGGGTGTCCTaccttgttcaagcagataGTCCAGTCGGTTCACAATTCCTGAGCCACTGCAAGAaggatcgagaagactgcgGAGGAGTACAAGAAGTTTCTAGGTTTGTGAACCGACTTGGAGGGAAGACGTACATGTGGGTGACCATGCTCAAATCCCGGTCAAGAGGATCTGTGGTAAGGAAATCGGCATTCACCAACTTGACGTTTTTACACTTTGCTTTTGATAGCATCATCTCCAAG contains:
- a CDS encoding uncharacterized protein (BUSCO:EOG09260LVD), with the translated sequence MLGTLVYATSTIWEETDFQSSHFSSRNYNLWILTELQCLIGIVVLYMLWMHNSLISSSLMALPGSEVTLSVANSGTIGLTRRSLSPRPSERRNGPPSINKPYFGFVWMSVPKNYRESTDDGICTGLLLGPLVSCALLYSSLSRRDPTSNPLPPNWRIEAPFSLNNSKGSYTPLEALVLSRYNAVDLAVMCSSILLLHICCSWCLEHQYSSSANIDGERKSVPRSEGRRLLFYVTFTIGVSFSVVALKVAFQLLSWGFWQHLTWLEVAVSSLFYQFTLYVAVRLAHRSFTLGELGVVAYGGTALFMELLNVTRARIWPQATPFVKTFRLPTPLLVFQIALVAGSFLTGFILSPFLILSRQIAQRPIRRLRYPEQKLRHRRILALGFYIGALIIIVGVIGLWTRWCLDNRDPWIWVIFWLLEGRKKWSRAVLLGYWGVLGSLSVAGWNRQLARSRRFRARNSTGETLVVPGVPPSVDNTIQGTSSGSENSNTAGGIGPTSTTPTLGLTFPNLPSGATVATDWLDAADKHVPTLRLNARRKFFHGLAVVMFVPGVAFDPAFTHLCFSAVFALFTFAEYVRYFAIYPFGASVHLFMNEFLDQKDSGTTILSHFYLLTGCAGPLWLESGSSLVEFSGILMLGVGDSLASIVGKRMGIHRWSPTSSKSLEGSLAFIVSIVVCAWILRLFGMVEAFSTVRYAGVIGCSSIMEALSDQNDNLTLPLFTWSLAVLVGVR
- a CDS encoding uncharacterized protein (BUSCO:EOG09260LVD), translated to MLGTLVYATSTIWEETDFQSSHFSSRNYNLWILTELQCLIGIVVLYMLWMHNSLISSSLMALPGSEVTLSVANSGTIGLTRRSLSPRPSERRNGPPSINKPYFGFVWMSVPKNYRESTDDGICTGLLLGPLVSCALLYSSLSRRDPTSNPLPPNWRIEAPFSLNNSKGSYTPLEALVLSRYNAVDLAVMCSSILLLHICCSWCLEHQYSSSANIDGERKSVPRSEGRRLLFYVTFTIGVSFSVVALKVAFQLLSWGFWQHLTWLEVAVSSLFYQFTLYVAVRLAHRSFTLGELGVVAYGGTALFMELLNVTRARIWPQATPFVKTFRLPTPLLVFQIALVAGSFLTGFILSPFLILSRQIAQRPIRRLRYPEQKLRHRRILALGFYIGALIIIVGVIGLWTRWCLDNRDPWIWVIFWLLEGRKKWSRAVLLGYWGVLGSLSVAGWNRQLARSRRFRARNSTGETLVVPGVPPSVDNTIQGTSSGSENSNTAGGIGPTSTTPTLGLTFPNLPSGATVATDWLDAADKHVPTLRLNARRKFFHGLAVVMFVPGVAFDPAFTHLCFSAVFALFTFAEYVRYFAIYPFGASVHLFMNEFLDQKDSGTTILSHFYLLTGCAGPLWLESGSSLVEFSGILMLGVGDSLASIVGKRMGIHRWSPTSSKSLEGSLAFIVSIVVCAWILRLFGMVEAFSVCAISQSRAIWTISPCLSLLLCTLFKCWMANYLGF
- a CDS encoding uncharacterized protein (BUSCO:EOG09264GMT); this translates as MASKEASVFLEDLEPPGLSSAECQVPVASQESTVSHATVVESDHGDASTTTSTTAKKRQVTLTDMFGSRGSNKRIKLSPQATSITKAIEGGTVSSSRVDGPPKLNSIPFSLKGFQDSLNEEDRKLLNLECQILGKSWLKLLQDEIKKPYFISLKRFLWGKGVKGLDDSAASLNVFPSPRNIYTWSNTPLGKVRVVLIGQDPYHGPGQAHGLCFSVPMGVRVPPSLRNIYAELKAEYSEFEPPKHGNLSSWAANGVLMLNACLTVDEGKAGSHANKGWETFTSKVVQIVDKYGGANLPGPGGSASTGVGRGVVFLAWGAYAEKRVAGLDKTKHLVLKSAHPSPLSAHRGFLGNGHFRKANEWLESKYGPDGKVDWCHFDS